DNA from Acinetobacter sp. SAAs474:
GGCTATGTCCCAATTCTTCACTAATTAACATACGGATTTCTTTATCTTTTACTTGCTCGTCAGCAGACAATGAACGAGAACCGCCTACCGCTGGGCAATCAAATCCCATAAGTTCACGGTATCTTGTTTGAGCGTAGCCATGTCTTAAACCGTGCGTTTGCCCCACACCTAGCGCATGAGTCACTGCTTCAAAATTGGCTTTGTGGGACTTATAACTTTTTTCTTTCGGAATCATTGAACCGCCATTTTTTACTGCTTGAGCGTAGGCGTTTTTGAGTTCTTGACGTTGTTTTTCATTAGTTATTGGAATCGTTCGAGGTCTTCCGCCTTTCGTCCAACTGTCTTTTAAGCGGATATATTTAGCATTTTCAATTTTTTGACCATCTAAAGCATACTCTGGTTGGAATTTCATGCTTTCTTCACGTCTAAGCCCAAAAGCATCTTGTAAACGTAAGCTCTGGGCTATGTTTGGATCTGTTTTAGACAAATCCAGATCTTTTAAAGAAATCGATTTATTTTGATTGGTCACATAGACACGATTTTCAATTTTATAAGTTGCATTATCTTTAACAGCACCGCTATTGCCGACTTTTTCAGCCCACCATCTTATAGCGACCATACGATTTTTTATTGTTCCAGTGGACACACCATCTTTACGCCATTGCTCAAGCAACTTATTTACATGCCGACCTTTTAAATCTTTAGGCGACATCGTTTTAACGTCATAACCATTCTTAGCAAGCTGTTCAGTAAACAATTTAAGCATAGCTCGTCTATTTGCTTGTGTTGCGTGTGAACCCTCACGGAACTTATTGCAAAGTTGATCGAACTGATATTCTAAAGTCATGTGCTCTCTTTTTCCTGAGATGCTTTATTGATGAGTACAGCACAGCTTTATGCTGGGCTACGGAATCAATGAAGCATCAGTTTTTTATTTATCACTATTTGAGATCCGATGTACTGGTTAGTGTTAAGAGCCGAATTAACGTTTTATCAAAGTCAATTATAGAAATTGGTTCGATAAAAAATGCTCAAAAAATGGCTATAAAAATTCGAGAATCTTTAAATCCAAATATATGAATACTTATAAAAATAAACCGTTTCTGCATATAGGATGAGAGCGATTAAAAGTATTTGATCTCCGTTATTTAGTTTGTGTTTAAGCTGAAAAACATAAATGAAAGTCAGCAAAGAAAAGTTATGAAAAAACAAGAAAGTTTGATCATTGTATGTGCAGTTTTAATTCTGTCACGTGGCAATAATGCTCAAAAATGTATCATATTGTAATTCATATAGGCATTTCCCCAGTCGTCACTACTTAAAGGTAGTGACGACTGAGAAGCCTAACCAGTATTTATACGCATCGAAAAGGGTAGTCGCCACCCATTCGGGATGGCTCGGTTCCTCCCGAAAAAAATTTAGATCGGAGCTTGTAATCAGAGGAGGGTAATTTTGAGATTTAGATATTTTCGAGTCGCTCACACTCCGTTCGCTTTGTACTTTTTTCTTTGATTCAAATAAATTTCAACCGAGCGAGTGTCTACGAGCGATTGAGCATTATAAAAATTTCGACCCTGCCTTTTCCCTGATTACAAGCTCCCTTTCGATTTTAAACGGTAGATACAGAGCATCCCGAATGGGTGCGAACAAATTTAATTTGAATCTAGACCGAGCGAAGCGAGTAAAAAAGCTTATGAGCGAAGCGAATTCCGAGTTGCTTTTGCTTTTTCTTAAAGTCACGAAAATATTAACCAAAAAATTGCCCCTCGAATCGAGCGAAAGCGAGATTCAATAGAGTTTGAGCGTAGCGAAAACCAAGGGCAATTTTTATTTAGATTTATTTTTAAAGCTTTATTAAAAGCTTTAAATAGCTTTTAAAAAGCTTTAAAAAAGCTTTACGTATAGTATGAATGCCTTGATACATAAGGCTTTTAGACATAAAAGTGGGGGTGGATTGTTAGGTTTTTGGCTTAAAGTGGGGGTGGATTGTTAGGTTTTTGGCTTAAAGTGGGGGTGGATTGTTAGGTTAGTGGGGGTGGATTGTTAGGTTAGTGGGGGTGGATTGTTAGGTTAGTGGGGGTGGATTGTTAGGTTAGTGGGGGTGGATTGTTAGGTTAGTGGGGGTGGATTGTTAGGTTGTATGAATTACTTGACTTGTAAAGTGGGGGTAACTATTATCAAAACACCCCCACATAATAGTAATAATAGCGACTCTTTCTACATGGCTATATCATTAAAGAAAATTAAGAATTTTGAGGAAAATGACAAATCTTTTTTCCCTCTTTCAGCACCAGCTAAACGTTACCCAAAAGATTTTGCTGTCTTTCAAAATATTTTCTGGCAATTAAAACATGAGCGCTCCCCTAAAGATGACATCTTAAAATTGCTGTTCCTATTCAGTCCGAAAGTTCGACTAGCATCAGATCCAAATGAAACAACTGAATTTACTGTGACAGCTAAGGAATATGCTGAATTAACAGGATTAAAGCTAAGCAGTGCTTATGTCGCATTAGAAAGAGTTGTAGATGCTCTCTATGAACATAGTGTTATTTTTTATCATCCTGAAAAAGATAGAGAAATTCGTACAAGACTCATTAGTACATGCTCGTATAAGGATGGATGCTTTTATATTGGTTTCACGCACTTTGCCCTATACATTATGTATGTTTTTAACAAGCAAAATTCATATACAAAATTTAAAGTGAAATCAGCAGTTGCCTTACATGGTCATGGCTTAAAACTCTACCCATTCCTAATACAAAATGAATTTCGCTCTAATTTTGATGTTTCCATTAGGGAACTAAAAAGTGCTTTAGGACTTGCTGAAAACTCCTACCCTGAGTACCGAGATTTTAAAACTAGTATTCTTAAGCCTCATATTGATGCGATTAACGCTAAAACGGAACTTACTGTTGAATTTAAAGCTCTTAAAAAAGAAGGACGTAAAGCTAGTCATGTTAATTTTATAGTCAGAAAAAAGAAGACTATTAAAACAGAGCAACAAGATGAAATCAGTAGTGACCAAATACGATCTAAAGTCACTGCAAAAATGGTTTACTTGACGATAATCCAAAGTGAGGAATTAAGCTTACGGCTTAAGCAATCCAATGAAACTACAGACGAATTAGTCGAACGAGTAAAAAATGATTTTAAGAATAATGAAGGTGGTAGATGGATAGAAAAATTAGCAGAATTTAATGTACGGTTTGAAAATCACTAAAAAATCATAAGTTATTTCAAAAATTATCCCCTTTGTTTTGCTTAAAATTTAAACTTGATCATTTGCCTATTAGACAGTCTAATAGGCAGTAACTTTTTACAAGTTTAGGCATAGGTTTACAGGATGAAAACTCTTACAGTTCTTGAACTTTCCAAGCTTTACAATATCAATAGACAAACGATTTACAACAACATAAATAAAGGAATTTTAAGTAAAAATTCTGATAATAAGATTGATTTATCAGAAGCTATCCGTGTCTTCGGGGAGCCAACTAAAAAACAAGATGTAAAAGAATCTGTAAAAGTAGACAATCCAAATTCGGCAGAAGTTTTACTGCTTAGACAACAAATAGACATACTAAAAAATCAACTTGATGATGCTAAAAATCGAGAGTCTTTTTATCAAAATCAAATTGAGACAATGCAACGCCTCTTAGAAGCTCCAAAACCCAATATAACGTCTTCTACCGAGCAGAAACCTGAATCAGACATTCCTAGAGATCCTAAATTAGAGTTAGAGTCTAAACATGAGGGATTGACTACTCAGGAACAGATAGAAAATAAACGGATTCCAGTACCGGAGCACATTGAACAGGAACCGGAAAAAAGAGGTTTTTGGAGCCGTTTTTTTAGACCCTATGATTAACCACGATTGTTTAACTAATATGAATAAAGTCGTGAAACATTGTTCATTTATTAATCGTGGAACATGGTAAAACAATAAAAAAGCCCAGTCGGTGAGGATTGGGCTTTTTACATCAAGATAAGACACTGAAATTTAAAAAGAAATGAAATGCATTTCGTATAAGGTGTATTATGTTAATTTTAGAAAATTTAATTAATTCATATCTTAATCATTTTTTGCTTTTCGCTTAAATATTAGACCTCTAATTCTTTTTACCTATTTTATCTAACAAAAATTGAGTACTGTGCATCTCAATAGATTTAAGAGGAGTAAAAGATGAATCAGGAACTTATAGATTTTTGTGAACTATACAACCTACCTTTAGAACACTTAGGGGCAACATTAAAAGACCCAAAAGTCATTCCAATGATCAGAGGAAAAGCTTTTGAATTTTCGGTCAAAGATAGATTATCTCAAGTGCTTAATCAGAATATATGGCATGTATCTAAACCATTCGTAAATCCACAATTAGGAAGCCATGACCAAGACGTACTTATCAAGCACCTACCGACAAATACCGAAATTACTATCGAATGTAAATTGTCAGCTAAGGGACAATATAAATTTCAGACAAATGAAAGTATTTTTA
Protein-coding regions in this window:
- a CDS encoding replication initiation protein translates to MNYLTCKVGVTIIKTPPHNSNNSDSFYMAISLKKIKNFEENDKSFFPLSAPAKRYPKDFAVFQNIFWQLKHERSPKDDILKLLFLFSPKVRLASDPNETTEFTVTAKEYAELTGLKLSSAYVALERVVDALYEHSVIFYHPEKDREIRTRLISTCSYKDGCFYIGFTHFALYIMYVFNKQNSYTKFKVKSAVALHGHGLKLYPFLIQNEFRSNFDVSIRELKSALGLAENSYPEYRDFKTSILKPHIDAINAKTELTVEFKALKKEGRKASHVNFIVRKKKTIKTEQQDEISSDQIRSKVTAKMVYLTIIQSEELSLRLKQSNETTDELVERVKNDFKNNEGGRWIEKLAEFNVRFENH
- a CDS encoding plasmid replication DNA-binding protein, whose protein sequence is MKTLTVLELSKLYNINRQTIYNNINKGILSKNSDNKIDLSEAIRVFGEPTKKQDVKESVKVDNPNSAEVLLLRQQIDILKNQLDDAKNRESFYQNQIETMQRLLEAPKPNITSSTEQKPESDIPRDPKLELESKHEGLTTQEQIENKRIPVPEHIEQEPEKRGFWSRFFRPYD